CTCCACCCCCTGTCTACCAGTGGGGCTCCATTCTGCCTCACGTCTGGCTGTCTCTGCAAGCTCTGATGATGTCTGGGGAAACTCCTTGCACCAGTTCAACCAATCGGAAGGATTCTCTTAGCTCCACCCATTCACTTTATGTTATCTCCAAATAGCAAGGTCAGCTCATGTTGGCTGACTCTGATCCTCTCCTAAAGGACAGCGCTCCAATACACTTTCCTTTAACAGGCGAGTTTCCTTCAGAATCAGGCTTACAGTGCAGTCTATGTTATTATCTCTAGACTCATAATTGTGCAGGGTTGGCATACTTCTTTTCCAAGACTCGATAATGTACTGCACACAGTGCTGGCAATGACTTTCAGAGCTCCAAATATGCTTTGTCTAGAAGAGGCAGGGGAGGGTGGAGACATATCGATGAACATCTGGGTGTTTCTCTTCTGTTAAGCCATGGTCTGTTCTAAACAGTACTTTATACAGGCCTATTGTTCATGACCATTCACATACTTTCCCTTCGACACAATTGTGGCTCATCTGCATAATGGTTGTTTTCCtccagtaaaaacaaaacattttgcaaatTATTTTGCAATTCAAAAGACAGATTTAACCATTatcaaaaatgattaaatagaCTAGGGGTGGGACAGCACCTCAAGGATTTGATTTGATTACGATTCAGAAAGCTCCAATGCAATGatgcatctttttttcttctatacaagatttctttttttctcaccGTGTGACAactaggggtgggaatcttcaGGCACCCACAATCTGATCCGATCCGATTTTGGCAGTCATGATTCGATTCCAAAACAATTCTTgatctaattttttttcttattaattagTTTACTTACTTTAGATCTAAAAatttatttgtacttttaaaatgtataagtcCTTTATagaagattattttttatggaagtTTTGagggtttttgtgtgtatgtgtccatgTGTGAgtggaattggaagcaagcagaattCGGCTGTTTCTTGAGCTCACACAGTGCCATCACGCACTTGCGGTTAAAAACGAATAGATTCAGAATTGTTAAAGAGAGAAAATcgatttttttctctcacccCTAAAATGGACATCTCAGACTGTAAAATCAGATTGAATGGGCTTCGTAAAATAGTTTCAGTGACTGAATCTTTagcgccacacacacacacaaaaaaaaaaaaaaaaattcaagacaAGTCATGTTAACAGATCTGAACTCATCTGACCCTTCAACCCTTCtctaaatgaacaaacaatCAACATCTTACTCACTGAACAgcaatttataattatttccAGTGATATCGAGCTCGAAATGAAGCAAGTTTTGTAcctaaggggctgtttacatgacaccgttttcaactaaaaaggGAAAACTTCATGCGTTTTggacattcatttacacgacaacagtgttttggtggcctgaaaaagcaaacatttgaaaacaggtttcaaagtgcacgtttttgaaaatgataccgttgtcatctctgtgtaaattgaaaaatgcaaatttgtgaaaacggtgatgtcaatgcatgtgtattacatgtttagtctatccacTTTATTGTTCaatgtgttttctgtgaatgcacaagacttccgatttattagccgctatagggaaataacgagaagaatatcaaagtgcagtaatctgtaaaaaataaggtggataggcatgTGCGTTTGGCacgagtgctctgtaaaagaatgagTATGCACAGGCACGTAGTCTTACTTTACAAAGTGAccgccaactacttgtctggcatgaGTAATatagcgtttttagtcatttacgcagatccgtgtgaacggcgatagttttgataatgtcatctgtacaaagataaaacgtttccgtttttagtacatcgttgtcgtgtaaacataccctaaggTTTGCAAAATCGAAATCAGCATCATATCTAActgggctgcatttcccaaaagcatcgtaagcctaagcTGATCATAGAACAATTGCCACCAATGGTCTCTACGAtcatgcttttgggaaacacagcccTAGCTGTTCATATGACAACATTAAAGACACATTATTTTgtaatcaattattattattattattatttttttttaagttaaaaaccCCCctgcttattgctttattattcattatgcTTTATTTAAGTCTGATTACTAATTCCATTCACatcaacaaaaaacagaaacactACAGCGTGTGATTCATGTTGCTGAGTTATGAATGACAACATCTTACCTGGTACCAGAGCGACTGACAACATCCACTATCTCTCCGGGAAAGAAGCGCTCTTTGACGTAGGCATACACATCATCGCATATCTCATGCAGGCGTGAGCGGTGCGTAAGTGCTGTCAGGTGCAGGAGGGGGATGACCAGGGCATTGGGAAAGTTCTGGAGATTGAGTCTGGCTTTCCTCTCGCTGTCCAGAGCCTCCTGGTAGGTCAGGCCAGGCTTACCTGTCACCGCACAGCTCCACACCAGACTGTTACACAGAATGGTCCTCTCAAAGAATTCActgttaaaacaaaaacacaatgtgTAATGTTATTAACTAGCCGGACACCTTTACTGTTTACACAGATATAAACATACGGCTCACAACTGACTAATCAACCTTGACAAAAAGTTCATGTTTTGGGCAAAACAAATAACAGAGTGGAGATTTCACCCAAAATACATCTACTTGTTGACCATCACATCATCTAAAAAGTTAATATAAAACGTTATTCATGATTAAACCTGTCATTAGTAATAACTGTTGTCATCAAAATGAGGCAATAATTTAAGCACAATTAACACACAtttaatacacacatatataacttgtatataatttatatatgacTTGCAATCATCAGTCTTATGAACTGTAGAATCAATGTAAATAGCAACTATTTTATCTATTCTAATCTCTTCTAAAATACACAATTTGTATTCACTTCAAGTTTATTTACTTGAAATGGGCACAACTTAAATATTTTGGTTTATTTATGAACAGTTAGAAGTCATAACTTATTGATAGTTATTTACAGCCGTAAAAGCTCTTAACACTATTTGTATGCCATTCTGACTCAGGTGAGAAATGTGTATCCTAAAAAATTAGACAGAGACCCAAAAACATGAATATACCATTTATATAgacatttgtttttcaaaatataaatacaatggCATAAATaacaagtaataataaataaataaactaaaaatagtGTGTGTCAAGTTATTGGGCAGCTGGTCTTAAAAAGCAATATCTGCCAATATCTTGCCCTAGGATTTGTCTCAAAGTAATTAGTAGTCTTAACTCAGTAACCAGACCTAATGATAGTTGATACTAAATGATAATCTGCATCCTACTTCCTACATCAGCCCCACATGACCACAGATCAAGACGAATGACAACTTTCCGAAAGCTGGTGACAGATGACATACTTGCCTTCAAGACCAAGACTAAGGACAACCATCTTAGACTAGTCCAAATAGTTGGCAACTAAGTACTACTTGGCCATCCGCATCTTTCCCATTCCATGTGACAAGTCAATTCTCTAAGGCCTGATAACAAATGACAAACATCATAATGGGAAAAGCAGTAAAACTCCTGCCTCTAATGGCCAAATCCCCCAACAATAGCAGCGACCACGTTTCAAGCAACAACATCCTGTGTGTGGATGAGATCTGCTCCATCCCCGCTAACGACCCCAAAAACACCCGACCAGGGGCTTCCCGTGGACATCCCACTTGCGATATGACACTATGTAAGCCCTTAAAACAAATCGACAGACAGTTTTAACAACGATTTTCCTCAGTCTGGTCTTTATATCGTGGTTTAGTTGGCTAAACTAAGCTAACTAACTAGCAGCCAACTCTGTTAGCGAAGGCCTCCAACTGACACCTGCCGGGTGTACTATGAAGGGAGAAAAGCCAGAACTCTTCATAAATACAAGGTTATTTCACATCAGGGGTGGTGGGTTATAAGTAAAGCTGGTTTATAATAGCAAACTAAGATAAAATGTAGGTTGGTAGTTgttttaattatgaaaaatacaacTTTAAAGCGGGCTGTCACTTCTGTTGTTAGTTTCTTGTGCTTCTGTTGTTGGCTGGCTTCAAAGGGGAAGTTGATACAATGTACaactagaaataaaataaaaattgcttACTCGTAGCTTCTGAAGATTTCATGTGTGACTTTACAGAGGAAGACTTCTTCATCGGGTCTGAGATCCGCGGGCGGTTTCTGCCTCACGAACGGCTTTTTGTGGAGAAGCGGcatcttttctttctctttatctttctcggagactttcaaaaacaacaaacacaaaaagacaATTAGAAAGTGAAATGATGTCAAATTAATGAGAGTCCATTAAAAGTCAGACTGTGAAATTTGTCGAAACCGGGTGAAATAAATCCGTTaggatttgaaatgtaaaataataacgATATCTTCAGTCTTTGTTAATGACACGCGCTTCCCGGGTGACGTTCAAAATCCAGCCCACATGTTTCGCCGTTTTATTCAAACCGAATATAAAGCACACGCTTGGTTCCTATATATCAAAAGAGTCCGATACATAGACGACTAAAGATGTTATTTACCAAATCTATGATGTAAAAAAGATAATCGGCTCCggaaggaaaagaaaaacacaagagTATCAGGGTATGTCCCACTTCTCCGAGCGGGGATATTAAGCGTGTTGACGACAAGTTTTGATCCGCTCTAGTTCACTTACCCACCGGGTAACGCTTGGGGTGGAACTTCCACGACAATTCTGTCATTGCATTGGGCGGTTTGAGCGCCAATCACGCCTTCGCAGCCAATAGTAGGAGGCAAAAGTGGAAATAGtggtttttcttctttttttttccaccacagaaGCTTCTTGTACTTTGAATGACAATTTTAGGTTAATACATATTTGAATAGGCGTTGATGCTACTTTGAGACAGCTATTCTGTGGCTGGAAATACACACAGATAATTGTAACACCATCTTTGTGACAAATTTTCCAACCAAAAAGTCCTGTGTCTCAGATGATTAGAAGCAGGTTTTGTGTACAAATGTACAATCATCACAATCATAAAAGGTAGCTCGGTTTTTATTTCTTCATATCcccatgaaatgaaaattggagTTTGGCCTTTTCATCCATGTCTGTTAGTTTTAATATGATACATCTAAGAGTTGACAAAAGAACTTTTACAGATATAGACATTCAAAACGTCTCTTACAGGAAtacagtttatatattttatatgtatgtatgtatgtgtgtgtgtgtgtgtgtgcgtgtgtgcacacacaggtatatatacacacatccCTACTTCCTGTTTCAACAGAAAGAGTGGGACACagaaatgcaaaagaaaaaccAAAACCAAACCCAAACCAAGGAAGAGGGCACTTATAGGAAAacatctaataataataataagaagaagaagaagaagaagaaatgctTCAAAATGCAGCAATGCAAACATAACATGACATAACAGATAGATTCTGACATGTATTGCAAGTTGCAATACCTAGACAGTTTTAAGTACAACTCTTTAAAATTCAACTCAACTTTAAAAAGTTGACAAATTAAAGTTAACCTAAATCAGGATGTTGTATgttaaattaaatctatttCTATCATTTGTCCTGTTAAAAGCCTCACTGAGGCTAATCGTATTCATTGTTGCACTGTATCAGAAGAGTCCAGAGCTTTCTCTTCTAAGGGTCAAAGTACTCTATAAAGATGGATTTGCTTGAGAGAATCTGGATCTGTGTCATTTTTTAGATAAACTGTGTAATCAATTTGTACTTCCTCTATCCATTGGCTGAGTGCTAATGTCTCTAGGAACtgggaaagaagaaaaaaaacattagaattGTTTCTTGAAATCTTGATAAAAGACTGATGTATTGAATTATACTGCCAATCACAATTAGGAGacaaatacagtaatataaGAGACAGAGCACAGCTTCTTACAACAGCATCCTGAAGTAAAGTAAGGGCTTCTTGAATGCTGGGTACAGTTACCAGCAGAGCACCTTTCTTTCGGAAATTTTGATTAATGAATAGCCAAGCTCTGAAAAAGAAATAATGGGTAATTTTAGTGTAAACCTTATTTAAGACACAATTACAATACtatacataattattatgcaagtcgATATTCTGATTATatcattttaccaattccaaaccacatcaatcttaataactactattaattttgtatatcatcatttattatttaacaggcatatcatttattattgttaacagGAATTATTGTTAACAGTCCAAAGGCCACACATTTTGCAATTTCTACAGTAttgcaaaatatataatatttcgaTCGACTTGCGTAATTATGTATGTACTATATATCACTTGtttataataaagaaaaacatttatttatgcattattCAAATAAGATCTCTACATGTTCTTAAGTGCAATCACAGTTTGGCACTTACTGCATTTGATCActtggttccatgaagaattCAAAAACGTTGTTCATGATCAGAACGTCTGTATTTTGAACTAAGGCCGCTTGAGAGCGGATATCTCCATGAATCACCTATGCAGGGCACATTGAACATCTCTGTAAATGTACCAtccagacaaaacaatgaccatacaagaaaaaaaaaagatgatcaaTTGCCTGAATTCTGTCACTGAAACCATATTTCTCTACAGCCATTGTTTGAAGCTTGACAAACTCTGAACTTATTTCAACCCCCACAAGCTGAGATGCCGCACTGTAAAGGTAGCCCTGAGAAGAGAAATAAATCGGAGGCAATAATATAGACGCATCATCAGACcatgttttaaaaagaaagataAAAGCTGGTGTAGCCTAGTGGCTACAGATCTGGGCTGGTACATCAAAGGTTGCAGGTTTAAACCCAGTAGGGCATGGCACTTAACCCCTGGTTGCCCCAGGGCAATTGTTTCCATTTTAAGTATACAATAAACATCAGCTAATTCACAATTCATAATGAGTTTATGTGTGCTTAGTTAAACAAACCATTATCAGCAATTTACCCCAAATAGCACAGCTCCTAGTCTAGATCCCACATCCACCACCAGTTTTCCAGTGAGGTCTGGAAGGACATTGTGGAATAGGAACTGGAGCTCCGGGACTGAGAATGAATGTGAGATGAACTCTGTGAAAAATGATTAATTGCATATTATTATGTTGCTTTTTATTGCACAAGTTTACGTACATAGCTTGTGTTCATGCAAACACTTACCCAATGGTGCTGTTCTGTGCGATCCACAGTTGAGGCAGTAGTTGCGACTTATTTTTCCCTCCTCACACAATGAATCCACAGTTTCCTCATCATATAAGAATGCATCTACATGCACAGTGGGATGAGGTTTCTGTTGAGtctaaaagttaaaatattcTTTAGGATCTACAATACTGACGTATGCTTTGGATCTAGTACAATACTAAAAATCTAATACACAAACCTTCTGAATAGCCATAGTCTCTGAGGGAGCCATGGCCTCCAGTGGAAGGCAAGCCCTTAGGTCCTCTGCAATACTTTGAAGAATAACACTTTGGTTATCCACCAGGAAATCATCCAGATCATCTAAAAATGTAGATGAAAAACTCACTTAAGGCAGACACCACAGGATAATTAGGGTAAACATTTTAACTAATAGATAACACTATATACTTCCCCAGCtgattacttaaagggttagttcacccaaaaatgaaaataatgtcattaattactcaccctcatgtcgttccacacccgtaaggccttcattaatcttcggaacataaattaaaatatttttgattaaatccaatggctcagtgaggcctgcattcaaagcaatgacatttcctctctcaagatccactGAATTcgcatgaattgttttaaatatgtttttagtacctttatggatcttgagagaggaatgtcattgctttgaatgcaggcctcactgagccatcggatttaatcaaa
This window of the Ctenopharyngodon idella isolate HZGC_01 chromosome 17, HZGC01, whole genome shotgun sequence genome carries:
- the zgc:109986 gene encoding uncharacterized protein zgc:109986, with amino-acid sequence MNFNDAKNEILQVLSKTERQHLPKLLEWLKTSDDLDDFLVDNQSVILQSIAEDLRACLPLEAMAPSETMAIQKTQQKPHPTVHVDAFLYDEETVDSLCEEGKISRNYCLNCGSHRTAPLEFISHSFSVPELQFLFHNVLPDLTGKLVVDVGSRLGAVLFGGYLYSAASQLVGVEISSEFVKLQTMAVEKYGFSDRIQVIHGDIRSQAALVQNTDVLIMNNVFEFFMEPSDQMQAWLFINQNFRKKGALLVTVPSIQEALTLLQDAVFLETLALSQWIEEVQIDYTVYLKNDTDPDSLKQIHLYRVL